In Candidatus Bathyarchaeota archaeon, a single genomic region encodes these proteins:
- a CDS encoding V-type ATP synthase subunit B, whose product MVEKAGLIYRSTTEIKGPLLGVEGVKGAAYNELVEVKLPDGSEMIGTVLDTFSDKAVVQVFGATEGLELKASVRFTGEVIKIPLSDDLIGRVFSGSFKPLDHLPEPIGKERREIFGSVINPAAREPPSEFIQTGISAIDGMNSLVRGQKLPFFSEAGLPHNIAAAQVARQATIPGKEEEFAVVFCAMGIKHEEYEFFRREFEKTGALENSVMILNLADDPIIERIVAPRIAQTIAEYLAFDLDMHVLTILTDMTNYGEALRSISVAREEVPTRKGYPGYLYTDLATIYERAGKIKGKKGSVTLMPILTMPGGDITHPIPDLSGYITEGQLILDKDLYLRGVYPPINVLPSLSRLMKDGIGPGRTREDHLGASNQLYMAYAEGVKARGLVRIIGEVGLSERERNYLRFAEEFERRFVNQGVYENRPLERTLEIAWDLLSMLPEDELIRVKEEHIKKYHPKYKAA is encoded by the coding sequence ATGGTTGAGAAAGCTGGGCTTATTTATAGATCCACAACTGAGATTAAAGGACCATTGCTTGGTGTTGAAGGTGTTAAAGGAGCTGCTTATAACGAGCTTGTAGAAGTAAAGCTTCCTGATGGCTCAGAAATGATTGGAACAGTTTTAGATACATTCAGCGATAAAGCTGTTGTTCAAGTTTTCGGTGCAACTGAGGGTTTAGAGCTTAAAGCTTCAGTTAGATTCACTGGGGAAGTTATAAAAATTCCTTTATCAGATGATCTTATAGGAAGAGTTTTCAGCGGAAGCTTTAAACCTTTAGATCATTTACCTGAACCCATAGGTAAGGAGCGGAGAGAAATTTTTGGTTCAGTTATTAACCCAGCTGCTAGAGAGCCTCCAAGCGAGTTTATTCAAACAGGGATTTCAGCTATAGATGGAATGAATTCTCTTGTTAGAGGTCAAAAGCTACCATTCTTTTCTGAAGCTGGTTTACCCCATAATATTGCTGCAGCTCAAGTAGCTAGGCAAGCAACAATTCCTGGCAAAGAAGAAGAGTTTGCGGTAGTTTTCTGCGCTATGGGTATAAAGCATGAGGAATACGAGTTTTTTAGAAGAGAATTTGAGAAAACAGGAGCTTTAGAAAATTCTGTTATGATCCTTAATTTAGCTGATGACCCAATTATTGAAAGAATTGTCGCTCCTAGAATTGCTCAAACAATAGCTGAATATTTAGCTTTTGATCTTGATATGCATGTTCTTACAATTTTAACAGATATGACTAATTATGGTGAAGCTTTAAGATCTATATCTGTAGCTAGAGAAGAAGTCCCAACTAGAAAAGGTTACCCAGGTTATTTATATACTGATTTAGCAACAATTTATGAAAGAGCTGGGAAAATAAAAGGGAAAAAAGGTTCAGTTACTTTAATGCCTATATTAACCATGCCTGGAGGCGATATAACTCACCCAATTCCAGATTTAAGCGGTTATATAACTGAAGGTCAATTAATTCTTGATAAAGATCTATATCTTAGAGGCGTATATCCACCTATAAATGTTCTTCCATCGCTTTCAAGACTTATGAAAGATGGTATAGGCCCAGGGAGAACAAGAGAAGATCATCTAGGTGCTTCAAATCAATTGTATATGGCTTATGCTGAAGGCGTGAAAGCTAGAGGATTAGTTAGAATTATTGGAGAAGTTGGTTTAAGCGAGAGAGAACGCAACTACTTAAGGTTCGCAGAAGAATTTGAAAGACGATTTGTTAACCAAGGAGTTTACGAGAATAGACCCTTAGAAAGAACGCTTGAAATAGCTTGGGATCTGCTTTCAATGCTTCCAGAAGATGAATTGATTAGAGTTAAAGAGGAGCATATAAAGAAGTATCATCCAAAATATAAAGCTGCTTAA
- a CDS encoding V-type ATP synthase subunit A, with translation MRCLNLSVKGKVKRVNGSLVVAEGLYEAKIGDVVHIGELKLIGEVVRIFGGDVALQCYEDTSGLKPGEPVVSTGRPLSAELGPGLIGGIFDGLEFSEMAMWQLTGPFMKKGVKLNPLDRKKKWFFTPKVKKGDKVVEGDIIGVTQETSVIEHRILVPIGLKGTIAEIKEGEFTVEDDVALIKLSEGGEIGVKLMQLWPVRVPRPYKARLPSVEPLITGQRVVDSFFPVAKGGTAAIPGGFGTGKTVTLHQLAKWSDAHIIVYIGCGERGNEMADVITHFPMLEDPRTGKKLIERSIFIANVSNLPVSAREASIYMGLTIAEYYRDQGYDVAIMADSTSRWAEALRDISGRLEEIPAEGGYPAYLAERIAEFYERSGRVITLGSEERVGSVTIMGAVSPPGGDFSEPVTSLTLRFVGTLWALDTELAFRRHFPAINWLLSFSRYTDLLKDFWSKYDPEWLYFRDRALSLLEEASKIEETARIIGEKALPEEQRLILFISEIIREGFLVQQAYHEVDTYCEPEKQAKMLRFLIEFYDMLEPLVRAGVPVEKIRGLPLIVEVMRLKERKGVENIDKVKIEAQSEIKKISEEYGLITA, from the coding sequence TTGAGGTGTTTAAATTTGAGTGTTAAAGGTAAAGTTAAACGAGTGAATGGTTCTTTAGTTGTGGCTGAAGGCCTTTATGAAGCAAAAATTGGTGACGTAGTTCATATAGGAGAATTAAAGCTTATTGGAGAAGTTGTAAGAATATTTGGTGGAGATGTAGCTTTACAATGCTATGAAGATACAAGCGGTCTTAAACCTGGAGAACCAGTTGTATCAACTGGTAGACCTTTATCAGCTGAGTTGGGACCAGGATTAATTGGTGGAATATTTGATGGATTAGAGTTCTCTGAAATGGCGATGTGGCAGCTTACTGGTCCATTCATGAAGAAAGGCGTAAAGTTAAATCCTCTAGATAGAAAAAAGAAATGGTTTTTCACGCCGAAAGTTAAGAAAGGCGATAAAGTAGTTGAAGGAGATATAATAGGCGTCACCCAAGAAACAAGCGTTATAGAGCATAGAATTCTCGTTCCAATCGGATTAAAAGGAACGATAGCTGAGATTAAGGAAGGGGAATTTACTGTTGAAGACGATGTAGCTTTAATAAAGCTTTCTGAAGGAGGAGAAATTGGAGTAAAGCTTATGCAATTATGGCCTGTAAGAGTTCCTAGACCTTATAAAGCTAGGCTCCCATCTGTTGAACCCTTAATTACTGGACAAAGAGTTGTCGACTCGTTTTTCCCTGTAGCTAAAGGTGGAACAGCAGCTATTCCTGGGGGATTTGGAACTGGAAAAACAGTTACACTTCATCAATTAGCTAAATGGTCTGATGCGCATATAATAGTTTATATAGGTTGCGGTGAAAGAGGAAACGAGATGGCTGATGTTATAACTCATTTTCCTATGCTTGAAGATCCTAGAACTGGAAAAAAGCTTATAGAAAGATCTATTTTTATAGCTAATGTTAGCAACCTTCCTGTTTCAGCTAGAGAAGCAAGCATTTATATGGGTCTTACAATAGCTGAATATTATAGAGATCAAGGCTATGATGTAGCAATAATGGCTGATTCAACATCAAGATGGGCTGAAGCGCTTAGAGATATTTCCGGTAGACTTGAAGAAATTCCAGCTGAAGGCGGTTACCCAGCTTACTTAGCTGAAAGAATAGCGGAATTTTATGAAAGAAGCGGAAGAGTAATTACGTTAGGTAGCGAAGAACGAGTAGGCTCAGTAACAATTATGGGCGCTGTATCTCCTCCTGGTGGAGACTTCAGCGAACCTGTCACATCTTTAACTTTAAGATTCGTTGGCACCCTTTGGGCTTTAGATACAGAGTTAGCTTTTAGAAGGCACTTCCCAGCTATTAACTGGCTTTTAAGCTTTAGCCGTTACACAGATTTATTAAAAGATTTCTGGTCTAAATATGATCCTGAATGGCTTTACTTTAGGGATAGAGCTTTATCACTGCTTGAAGAAGCATCTAAAATAGAGGAAACCGCTAGAATTATTGGAGAGAAAGCTTTACCTGAAGAGCAACGCTTAATCCTGTTTATTTCTGAAATTATAAGAGAAGGCTTTTTAGTTCAACAAGCTTATCATGAAGTTGATACTTATTGTGAGCCTGAAAAGCAAGCTAAAATGCTTAGATTCTTAATTGAATTTTATGATATGCTTGAGCCATTAGTTAGAGCTGGTGTTCCAGTAGAAAAGATAAGAGGTTTACCATTAATAGTTGAGGTTATGCGGTTAAAGGAAAGAAAAGGCGTTGAAAATATAGATAAAGTAAAAATAGAGGCTCAATCTGAAATTAAAAAGATTAGTGAGGAATATGGGTTAATTACAGCTTAA
- a CDS encoding cation transporter yields MKCNRETEQKSLIAVIIATGGVMIIEVIGGLISNSLALLSDAWHMLSDLTALLLCFTAGRVALKPPTKDKTYGYYRVEVLSALANGLMLGLVTIFIFYEAFNRLMHGVKVKSLEMLIIAIIGLIANLISAIILSKHSLNLNVKAAFLHVLGDAFSSIGVITGALIIFFTGWQFIDSIIGLTIGLIIIYGAGRMLYEVLHILLEGVPKHIDVAELKETLRSIDGVVDVHDIHVWSITSYIHYLSAHLTVKPYAIKDLNVTLNKVKRILKSKYGITHSTLQLEEEGYKEVGEIHTF; encoded by the coding sequence TTGAAATGTAATAGAGAAACTGAACAAAAAAGCTTGATTGCTGTAATTATTGCTACTGGAGGAGTAATGATTATTGAAGTAATTGGCGGATTAATATCTAACAGTTTAGCTTTATTAAGTGATGCTTGGCATATGCTTTCAGATCTTACCGCTTTACTTTTATGTTTTACAGCTGGAAGAGTTGCTTTAAAACCTCCAACAAAAGATAAAACCTATGGTTATTATAGAGTTGAAGTTTTATCAGCATTAGCTAACGGTTTAATGCTTGGTTTAGTAACGATCTTTATTTTCTATGAAGCTTTTAATAGGTTAATGCATGGTGTTAAAGTGAAAAGCTTAGAAATGCTGATTATAGCGATTATAGGGTTGATTGCTAATTTAATTTCCGCAATCATTCTTTCTAAGCATTCGTTAAATTTAAATGTTAAAGCAGCTTTTCTTCATGTGTTAGGCGACGCTTTCTCATCTATTGGAGTTATAACCGGAGCTTTAATAATATTTTTTACAGGATGGCAATTTATCGACTCGATAATTGGATTAACGATAGGTTTAATAATAATTTATGGAGCTGGAAGAATGCTTTACGAAGTTCTTCACATCCTTTTAGAAGGAGTCCCTAAGCATATAGATGTAGCTGAATTAAAAGAAACATTAAGGAGTATAGATGGAGTTGTAGATGTTCATGATATTCATGTATGGAGTATAACTTCTTATATCCATTATTTAAGCGCTCATTTAACGGTTAAACCTTATGCTATTAAAGATTTAAATGTTACGTTAAATAAAGTTAAGCGGATTTTAAAAAGCAAATATGGAATAACGCATTCAACATTGCAACTTGAAGAAGAAGGCTATAAAGAGGTTGGAGAAATTCACACTTTTTAA
- a CDS encoding Ni/Fe hydrogenase subunit alpha, producing the protein MSIEKNIEVGYISRVEGQGEIKIKIVDNAVEEARFGIFEPPKFFEAFLIGRKYNEVHELTSRICGICPVPHQICALRAIENALKLEVSEQTRKLRMLMNFANHLQSHALNLYLLAAPDYLNHESAISMVETHSHLVKKGLMLKKLGNDLTEAIGGKAIHPVSAVVGGFTDLPSKTTLENLKKRLKNALKDGEETVEFFASVNMPDFERKCEQIALTRKDMYPINDGVLSSTEGLNVNEQDYRKCIKELQADYSWAKHSIVVGRGSFMVGPLSRLNLNFNVLSDKAKAAAEKIGFKPIIYQPFKALMARAIELLNCIEYSLILIDELIPLKNEVVAEGDVKPKAGVGCAIVEAPRGILYHCYELDDKGVVKKADIVTPTAHNAKNIDEDLKAYAMQIHGLPLEEATLKCETLVRAYDPCISCSVHITRLKRSFF; encoded by the coding sequence ATGAGTATTGAAAAAAATATTGAAGTAGGATATATATCTAGGGTTGAAGGACAAGGAGAAATTAAAATAAAAATTGTAGATAATGCTGTGGAGGAGGCTCGCTTTGGGATATTTGAACCGCCTAAATTTTTCGAGGCTTTCTTAATTGGAAGGAAATATAACGAGGTTCATGAGTTAACTTCTAGAATATGCGGCATATGCCCTGTTCCTCATCAAATATGCGCTTTACGCGCTATAGAAAATGCTTTAAAACTTGAAGTAAGCGAGCAAACAAGAAAATTAAGAATGCTTATGAACTTCGCTAATCATTTACAAAGCCATGCGTTAAACCTTTATTTGTTAGCAGCACCAGACTACCTTAACCATGAAAGCGCTATCTCAATGGTTGAAACACATTCGCATCTTGTTAAAAAAGGTTTAATGCTTAAAAAGCTTGGAAACGATCTTACTGAAGCTATTGGAGGAAAAGCTATTCATCCTGTTTCAGCTGTTGTTGGTGGATTTACAGATTTACCATCAAAAACAACTCTTGAAAACTTAAAGAAAAGATTAAAAAACGCTTTAAAAGATGGTGAAGAAACAGTAGAATTTTTCGCTAGCGTAAATATGCCAGATTTTGAAAGGAAATGTGAACAAATAGCTTTAACAAGGAAGGATATGTACCCTATAAATGATGGTGTGCTTTCTTCAACGGAAGGCTTAAATGTTAATGAGCAAGATTATAGAAAGTGTATAAAAGAGCTTCAAGCGGATTACTCTTGGGCCAAGCATTCTATTGTTGTTGGAAGAGGCTCATTTATGGTTGGGCCATTATCTAGATTAAATTTAAACTTTAATGTTTTATCAGATAAAGCCAAAGCTGCAGCTGAAAAAATAGGATTTAAACCAATAATTTATCAACCGTTTAAAGCACTTATGGCTAGAGCCATAGAACTTTTAAATTGCATAGAATACTCTTTAATACTTATTGATGAATTAATACCATTAAAAAATGAAGTTGTTGCTGAAGGAGATGTTAAACCTAAAGCTGGAGTTGGATGCGCTATAGTTGAGGCGCCTAGAGGAATTCTTTATCATTGTTATGAACTTGATGATAAAGGTGTGGTTAAAAAAGCTGATATAGTAACACCCACTGCTCATAATGCTAAAAATATTGATGAAGATTTAAAAGCTTATGCAATGCAAATTCATGGTTTACCTTTAGAAGAAGCAACTTTAAAATGCGAAACGCTTGTTAGAGCTTATGACCCATGCATTTCTTGCTCTGTTCATATAACGCGTTTAAAACGAAGTTTTTTCTAA
- a CDS encoding oxidoreductase, translating into MTGCAGCQMEFLRLEDELLDLLKNVEISYFVMAKRVNLEGPYDAAFIEGSISTPRELNELRELREKSKILIAFGDCACTGCIPSILNWVPPAVSAKVYEDFSAIHSKKESFQRIIPLKEFVKVDIELRGCPPHKNLILEVVKSALIQRKPFLRIHPVCIECKLKENVCLLTFEGRPCMGPVTAAGCGALCPSLNRICEGCYGPMSDANAKSLAETFLNKCGLSKDDIARKFRKYSGLTSALFEEANKSYEY; encoded by the coding sequence ATGACTGGATGCGCAGGCTGTCAAATGGAGTTTTTAAGGCTTGAAGATGAACTTTTAGATTTGCTGAAAAATGTAGAAATTTCATATTTTGTTATGGCTAAAAGAGTTAACCTTGAAGGCCCATATGATGCAGCTTTTATTGAAGGTTCGATCTCAACACCAAGAGAGTTAAATGAATTAAGAGAATTAAGAGAGAAATCTAAAATTTTAATTGCTTTCGGAGATTGCGCATGCACAGGATGCATTCCATCAATTTTAAATTGGGTTCCACCAGCTGTTTCAGCTAAAGTTTACGAAGATTTTTCGGCAATCCACTCTAAAAAAGAATCTTTCCAAAGAATAATTCCATTAAAAGAATTTGTTAAAGTTGATATTGAGTTAAGAGGTTGCCCCCCACATAAAAACCTTATTTTAGAAGTTGTTAAAAGCGCTTTAATTCAAAGAAAACCATTTCTTAGAATTCATCCAGTATGCATTGAATGCAAACTTAAAGAAAACGTTTGCTTGCTTACTTTTGAAGGAAGACCTTGCATGGGTCCAGTTACAGCAGCTGGATGCGGTGCATTATGCCCATCTTTAAACAGAATATGTGAAGGCTGCTATGGACCTATGAGTGATGCTAACGCTAAATCGCTAGCTGAAACCTTTCTAAATAAATGTGGTTTATCAAAGGATGATATAGCTAGAAAATTTAGGAAATATTCAGGACTTACTTCTGCTTTGTTTGAGGAGGCGAATAAAAGTTATGAGTATTGA
- a CDS encoding FAD/NAD(P)-binding protein — MQDPYELSECTIKKIKPETKDTNTYTLAFLNNSSISEDEFKPGRFILLSIFGFGEAAFSLSSLIQNGAFETTIRKVGNFTQKLHSCKKGDKLYMRGPYGEGWPLDEAKGKDVLLIAGGIGLAPLKPVIMHIAKNRSKYGKLEILYGARAPSDMIFTSEFENWRKIPNSILSLTVDAVPKGVKWSYKVGVVPILFDDMETTPDDAIVMTCGPEIMMRFVVKGLTAKGFSEDQIYVSLERRMKCGIAQCGHCQIGKKYVCKDGPVFAYSEIKGLPDLTI, encoded by the coding sequence ATGCAAGATCCATATGAATTGAGTGAATGCACAATTAAAAAAATTAAACCTGAAACCAAGGATACAAATACTTATACTTTAGCTTTTTTAAACAACTCATCTATTTCTGAAGATGAATTTAAACCAGGAAGATTTATACTACTTTCAATATTCGGGTTTGGGGAAGCAGCTTTCTCTTTAAGCTCTTTAATCCAAAATGGAGCCTTCGAAACCACTATTAGAAAGGTTGGTAATTTCACGCAAAAGCTTCATTCATGCAAGAAAGGCGATAAATTATATATGCGAGGACCATATGGCGAAGGTTGGCCTCTAGACGAAGCTAAAGGAAAAGATGTTCTCTTAATTGCTGGTGGAATAGGTCTTGCACCATTAAAACCTGTTATTATGCATATAGCTAAAAATAGAAGCAAATATGGAAAGCTTGAGATTCTTTATGGAGCTAGAGCACCAAGCGACATGATATTTACAAGCGAATTTGAAAATTGGAGAAAAATTCCAAACTCTATTTTAAGCTTAACAGTTGATGCTGTTCCTAAAGGCGTTAAATGGAGTTATAAAGTAGGCGTTGTTCCAATTCTTTTTGACGATATGGAAACAACTCCTGATGATGCTATAGTTATGACTTGTGGCCCAGAAATAATGATGCGCTTCGTGGTTAAAGGGCTTACTGCTAAAGGTTTTTCTGAAGATCAAATATATGTTTCTCTTGAAAGAAGAATGAAATGCGGTATAGCTCAATGCGGTCACTGCCAAATAGGAAAAAAATATGTGTGCAAAGATGGCCCTGTATTCGCTTATTCTGAAATAAAAGGTTTACCTGATTTAACAATTTAA
- a CDS encoding 4Fe-4S dicluster domain-containing protein gives MIAKVYKESDIATFFNKLLEEYNIIAPKKKKQLYEFNEVNDFGEVALDYSTTILPPKKYLIPQKETLLRFTKNEIVSEEPQFKKKQVIFGIHACDLNAFLLLDKVFMDKFPCPRYVKRRRNLITIALTCNNPSETCFCESMGTGPTPSKGYDLLLTKINEEYLIESGSETGEKLVKLAKGKEASPKDFEGKKKVVELTKQKFKRRIDVRNLPDLIQKNLNHELWRLLGEVDLACGQCVLSCPTCYCFDVRDELNLSLDGGTRYKEWDACFLLEFAEVALGGNFRRDRAARVRQFMGHNLGWGGASQYNVFNGELKCVGCGRCIKTCPVGIDITEVAAVIKGEKNVSQVTALKNILANIGEKNARSI, from the coding sequence TTGATAGCTAAAGTTTACAAGGAAAGCGATATTGCAACTTTCTTTAACAAGCTTTTAGAGGAATATAATATCATTGCACCTAAAAAAAAGAAGCAACTCTACGAGTTTAATGAAGTAAACGATTTCGGAGAAGTAGCCTTAGATTATTCAACAACAATTTTACCTCCAAAAAAATATCTTATACCTCAAAAAGAAACTCTATTAAGATTTACTAAAAATGAAATAGTTTCTGAAGAACCGCAGTTTAAAAAGAAACAGGTAATTTTCGGAATTCATGCATGCGATTTAAACGCTTTCCTTTTGCTTGATAAAGTTTTCATGGATAAGTTTCCATGTCCTAGATATGTTAAAAGAAGAAGAAACCTAATTACTATAGCTTTAACCTGCAATAACCCTAGTGAAACTTGTTTTTGCGAATCGATGGGCACTGGGCCAACACCAAGCAAAGGCTATGATCTTCTATTAACAAAAATTAATGAAGAGTATTTAATTGAGTCTGGAAGCGAAACTGGAGAAAAATTGGTTAAGCTAGCTAAAGGTAAAGAAGCTTCACCTAAAGATTTTGAGGGAAAAAAGAAAGTTGTAGAGTTAACTAAACAAAAATTTAAAAGAAGAATAGATGTGCGCAATCTTCCAGATTTAATTCAAAAAAATTTAAATCATGAGTTATGGCGTTTGCTTGGTGAAGTGGATTTAGCATGCGGTCAATGCGTTCTTTCATGCCCTACATGTTATTGCTTTGATGTTAGAGATGAATTAAACTTAAGTTTAGATGGGGGAACACGATATAAAGAGTGGGATGCTTGCTTTTTATTAGAGTTTGCTGAAGTAGCTTTAGGAGGAAACTTTAGAAGAGATAGAGCTGCTAGAGTTAGACAGTTTATGGGACATAACCTTGGTTGGGGTGGAGCATCTCAATATAATGTTTTTAATGGTGAATTAAAATGCGTTGGATGTGGTCGATGCATAAAAACATGCCCTGTTGGAATAGATATAACTGAAGTTGCTGCTGTAATTAAAGGAGAAAAAAATGTATCACAAGTAACCGCTTTAAAAAATATTTTAGCTAATATAGGTGAAAAAAATGCAAGATCCATATGA